Proteins from one Mycolicibacter virginiensis genomic window:
- the ctaC gene encoding aa3-type cytochrome oxidase subunit II, producing MTRGGTNVTRRGQGVAHRRLLRPLTAVSVLGLLAVTLSGCSVDWTDVVGFGWPKGITPEAEANYQLWIGMVIASVVIGGLVWGMIFWSMIFHRKKATDTELPRQFGYNMPLELGLTVVPFLAVAVIFYFTVVVQEKMLHHEPNPEVVVDVTAFQWNWKFGYQKVDFHDHTLSYDGVDQARKDAMTSKPEGVDAHGEELRGPVQGLNTEDRTYLNFDKIETVGTTGEIPVLVLPSGKRIEFVLNSADVIHAFWVPEFLFKRDVIAWPERNNQVNTFQVAEITKEGAFVGHCAEMCGTYHAMMNFEVRVVSPNDFKAYLDQRIAGKTNAEALEAIKQEPLATTTFPFDSRRGLLAPQASNK from the coding sequence GTGACTCGAGGAGGCACCAACGTGACACGTCGCGGGCAGGGCGTTGCACATCGCCGTCTGCTTCGACCGCTGACCGCGGTCAGCGTGCTCGGACTGCTGGCGGTAACGCTCAGCGGTTGCAGCGTCGACTGGACCGATGTGGTCGGTTTCGGCTGGCCCAAGGGCATCACGCCAGAGGCTGAGGCCAACTACCAGCTGTGGATCGGCATGGTCATCGCTTCGGTGGTGATCGGTGGGCTCGTCTGGGGAATGATCTTCTGGTCGATGATCTTCCACCGCAAGAAGGCGACCGACACCGAGCTGCCGCGCCAGTTCGGCTACAACATGCCGCTGGAGCTCGGACTCACCGTCGTGCCGTTCCTGGCCGTCGCGGTGATCTTCTACTTCACCGTCGTGGTCCAGGAGAAGATGCTGCACCACGAGCCCAACCCCGAGGTGGTCGTCGACGTCACCGCCTTCCAGTGGAACTGGAAGTTCGGTTACCAGAAGGTCGACTTCCACGACCACACCCTGAGCTACGACGGTGTGGACCAAGCCCGCAAGGACGCGATGACGTCCAAGCCCGAAGGCGTGGACGCGCACGGTGAGGAACTGCGGGGGCCGGTCCAGGGCCTCAACACCGAGGACCGCACCTACCTGAACTTCGACAAGATCGAGACGGTCGGGACCACCGGAGAGATCCCGGTGCTGGTGCTGCCGAGCGGTAAGCGCATCGAGTTCGTGCTCAACTCGGCCGACGTCATCCACGCGTTCTGGGTGCCCGAGTTCCTGTTCAAGCGTGACGTCATCGCCTGGCCCGAGCGCAACAACCAGGTGAACACCTTCCAGGTTGCCGAGATCACCAAGGAGGGCGCGTTCGTCGGCCACTGCGCCGAGATGTGCGGCACCTACCACGCGATGATGAACTTCGAGGTCCGGGTGGTCTCGCCTAATGACTTCAAGGCCTATCTGGATCAGCGCATCGCCGGAAAGACCAACGCCGAGGCGCTGGAGGCGATCAAGCAGGAACCGTTGGCGACCACCACGTTCCCGTTCGACAGCCGCCGTGGCCTGCTAGCCCCGCAAGCCAGCAACAAGTAG
- a CDS encoding cytochrome c oxidase subunit 4, whose amino-acid sequence MRIESRLFEFVATFFLVVGVIYAVLTGKFATGGVEWAGTTALFLTGMMAMIVATFFRFVARRLDTRPEDYEAAEVSDGAGELGFFSPHSWWPILVALSGSVAAVGIALWLPWLIAAGVVFVLSSVAGLVFEYYIGAEKH is encoded by the coding sequence ATGCGCATCGAATCCAGGCTGTTCGAGTTCGTCGCCACCTTCTTCCTGGTGGTCGGCGTGATCTACGCGGTGCTGACCGGCAAGTTCGCCACCGGCGGCGTGGAATGGGCCGGCACTACCGCGCTGTTCCTGACCGGAATGATGGCCATGATCGTGGCCACCTTCTTCCGGTTCGTGGCACGCCGGCTGGACACCCGTCCCGAGGACTACGAGGCCGCCGAGGTCAGTGACGGCGCCGGCGAGTTGGGCTTCTTCAGCCCGCACAGCTGGTGGCCGATCCTGGTCGCGCTGTCCGGCTCGGTGGCTGCCGTGGGGATCGCTCTGTGGCTGCCCTGGCTGATCGCTGCCGGCGTGGTGTTCGTGTTGTCGAGCGTGGCCGGACTGGTCTTCGAGTACTACATCGGCGCCGAGAAACACTGA